The Flavobacterium galactosidilyticum nucleotide sequence TTTCGAAAAGGAAAAAAATGGGGAGAACCTATAAAATCTGAAAAACAAATAACAGTAGAAGAAAAAATCGGTTTTTTGCCAAGCATTGAAGCTGGACAGTATTCAAAAATCAAATGGCATTTTGCCCGAAAACATTCAGATAATCACATAACTTGGATGAAACACACACCAACAGGGAAGACAGCTTTTGAGAATGATAAGTATTTTCCAGTGAAACCAAACGGAGAAAAAATAAAAAGCTACAATACTTCATATAGACGGATTAAATGGGACGAACCTGCACCAACTATTACAATGCGTAATGATGCAATCAGTTCACAACTGAATGTACACCCAGGCAAAGAATTAAAAAACGGAACTTATTCTGACGCAAGGGTTTTAACACCTTTGGAGTTAATGTTGTTATCATCCTTGCCGCAAGATTGGAATATTCCAGACAATACACCCGAATTATTAATCAGAAAATGCATAGGAGAATGTATTCCACCTTTGTTAATTAAGAATATTGTTGCTCAAATAAATCGATAATATGACTTTAAGAATAGACAGTAAAAAGTGGATTTTGTATAGGCACACGACTGATTTTGATAAATTGGTTGTGTTAGCTGAAATTTTAAAGTCATTTACAAAAACAGGAATTTCAAAGGAAGATAAAACAAATCTTAATTTAAAATTAAAGGAATTAGGTTTGTACAACGAAAGAAATCCTGAATTACCACTTGATGCAATAAATCACAAAATCAATCAACTTTCCTATTATATGTTTGGTTATCAAGCCAAAGTTGAAGGACAAGATAGATTTTTGTTCAGTCCACTTGGTAACTTGTTTTTGAAAAACGTTGATGATAAAGAAAAAACAGCAAAGATTTTTCTCACAATGCTTTGGGCTGTTCAATATCAACACCCACATAGCGGAACAGATAATGAATTTCAACTTTACCCATTTCGTTTGATTTATAAACTTCTGACCGAACCAAAACTTTCTAATAAACTTTATGCTTTTGAAGTCGCTTATTCTGTTGTTTTTGTTAAAGAAATAACGCCTAAATCTTATGATGAATTAGTAAATGAACTATTAGAGTTAAGAAAACTTTCAGACGAAGAACTTGCACAAAAATTTCAAGAAGATAGACACGCTTTTGTAAATTCTGCATACGAGTGGGATTATTACGTTTCAACTTTGTTTGAAAGTGCTGGTGTGTTAAATAAAAGTGCTGGCGTTGTTATTTGTAAACTGCAACACGGGATTACAAATACTTTCAGAAAAATAACAAGAAACGAAGTTTCAATTCCGGAAAATTTAAAAGCTTTAGTTCAGCAGTTAGAAAACGAATACTCATATTTAGAAAAACCATTATTGCTCAACGACACTGAACGCTTGAAAATTGATGTTATAAAAGAAATATACAGTTTTTACCCGAAATCGCTTTTAATTGAAATTGGGGAACTTGCAGATGACATCAAATATGAATTACTTAATCTTCCAAAATTGATTGAACAATACGCTAACAATAATGATGGTGCAGAAGCATATCTCTTTGAAGATGCTCTGACGGATGGTTTCAATATGTTTTACAATGTAGAAGCAGAAAAAGTAGGAGGTGCAGGAAATACTGATTTAGAATGTTTGTATCTCACCAAAAAGAAAAAATTTGCCGTTGATGCCAAATCTACTAAAAATAAACTTTCAGGTATAAATGCAGGAAGATTAGAAGGACACAGAGAAAAAATTGGTGGTGCTTACACAATTGTAGTTACACCAAGATTTGTACCTGCCGTTCTTCAAGATATTCGTACAAGTCCAATCGTTATTATTCGAGCAACCACCTTTTCAGAATACTTGTATAACTGCATTGATAACGATATACGAGAAATTGATTATGAAGATTTTGACAATATTATCGTCAATAATCTTGGAAAAGACATTAGTAAAAACATTTCGGATTTAACGATTTCGAGATTTGCAACCAAAAATTAAAACTTGCTATGATTACAATTACGAGAGAAGACAATATGGAATTAATGGCAAGATACCCAGACAACTATTTTGACCTTGCCATAGTTGACCCACCTTACGGAATTTTGAATAAAACTAAAAGAGGTGGCGACCGTAAATTCAATATGGAAGAATACAGCCAATGGGATGTAAAACCCAATGATGAGTATTTCAATGAGTTAATTCGTGTTTCAAAAAATCAGATTATTTGGGGTGGAAACTATTTTGGGCAACTTTGGTTAAGAAGCGAATATAACAAAGGGTTCATTATTTGGGATAAAAATCAACCTGAAACCTTAAACAATTTTTCGATGGCTGAAATGGCTTGGTCATCATTAGACAAACCTTCAAAGATTTTTCGATATAGTGTAAGGAAAAATAGAAACAAAATCCATCCGACACAAAAACCCGTTGAACTTTATGAATGGCTTTTGAAAATGTACGCCAAACAAAATGATAAAATCTTAGACACACATTTGGGAAGCGGAACAATTGCTATTGCTTGTTATAACGCAGGACTAAGCTTAACAGCCTGTGAAATTAGCGAAACTTATTATTTGAAATCTTTAGAAAAGATTAAAGAAGTTATTCCCGAAAGTTCCATACATACAGATGATTTAGACACTTTTTCCCTGACATTTCCAGAACAGACCAAATCCGAGAATGGTTTGTACAAACAATACAAAGAACAAGTTGAACAACTTAGATTATTCAAAGAAGAAAGAACAAAATATTATGCAAGTGTGAGATAATATCAATAAAATTATCGCAAAATGATGTAATGAAAAAAGTAAAACTAAATAATATCGCGATTTTTGTGTTGTTCATTACATCATATATTCCTTTATTTGGACTATTGATTTTGCGACAAATCAAACAAAATATTGACTATTTGAATTTTGGAGGAATTAGCCAAGAAAGCATTTTCTTAGCTTTTAGAAAATTCGGATTAAGTGGTTTCCTTTTACTTGTTGCAGTCTTCGGTTATATCGGTTTGAAATTCTTACTGACAAATTTAGATACAAAAAAATCAAATGGCGAGCTTGTAAAAATTGTTGATGTAGAAAACAAGAACAATGAAAGCATTAGTTACATTTCAACTTACATTGTTCCCTTTATCTTTCAAGATACGAATAACTTCTTTGAAATTACTTCGATTTTCATTATTTTGATAATCATATTTTTCATTTACACAAAATCAAATATGATTGTAATAAATCCAATATTGAATATTACCCATACGCTTTACCAAATTGATTACAATAAAAAGAACCAAACAAAAAAAGCTCTTTTGATTACAAAAGAAGAAGATTTGGAAAGCGGACAAGAAATAAAGATAAACCTAATTACGAAAAATATTTATTATGGATAAATCAATATTGGTTGATATAATTGGTCAGGCAAGTTCAGAAAATTTGAAGATGTATTTTGTAACTCGTATTCTCAAAGAAGGAATAAAAGCTAATTCACGAGTTTTAGAAAAGTTTGATTTTAAAGTTTATCAAATAGAAATTACAGATGAAGTGAGAAGTTATATTTATGAACTTTCACTAAAGCAGTTCAAGAAACTTCAAGATAATGACGAATTAAATTTCTTTGATTATGATGTTATTGCAGACGAAACAGAACATTTATTTACCTATCAAATGCAAAATAAAGTTGGTTCGTTTTCAGACGTTGTTTATAACCAATTGAACCAAAGCCCTCAAAAAATTACAGATTTAAACGAAATACTTCAGGACGAAACTCTTTGGGCATATTGAGTTGAATTTGAAATAGACAGTGATAAATCTTTTTATACATTCAGAAAAATTTCACCAGGAAAAGTAGGTGTCGAAAAAGAAAAAGACGGAGAAAAGAAAAGTTTCAGCAGTCAGATAAGGACATTTTTTGACACAAATACCAATACATTGTCATTACTAAAAAGCGACACAGTTTATTTAGACAAAGAAATAGATTGTATTTTTTATGAAGAAACTTTTTATGTATTGAAGAAGTTTTACTTTGAGTAACTTGTGGGATTGCAGGAGGAATATAAAAAACGAGCAGAAGCGGTTGCTACAACAATTTCAAAACATCAATGCTTTGGAGATATAAAACTTCTAACTGACAAAATAGAAACAAAAGTTTCTATTCATAAAAAATTAATGAAGTTAGAGAAATTAGGAAATCTACATTCTTTGACTTCTAAAAATATAAAAAAATTGGAATCATTGGGTAAAAAGAAGAAAGCACCAATAAATTTACAAGATGGTAAAATTCAATTTGAAACGGAAGAAGATATAGACAATGTAATCAAACTATTGTGTGATTATTTCAAAACAGGAGATTATTCAGGTAAACCATACGGAACATACGCTGGAAAATTACAGCCAATAGAATAGCCCAACGCTTTTGTTGGCACATTTGTATTTTGCTAACACACAAATCTAACGCAAAAAATGCAAAAGAGATACCACGCTTATTCGTGCCAATACAGACAAAATCAACGCATAAACAGCAGCTGTTAAAAACAATGAAGGCATAACATCACCAATACTCAATCAGGCATTCTTGCTTGGTTAGATAGGAAGGTTCTATATTTAAAGTTCAGTTTTTCATAGGAAGTTCAGTGGTATAGTCCCTGCCTGCGTATGGCTGAGAACTGTTGAAAACTAATAGTACATCGTATTTTTTTCATATTTTATTTAACGATGCAATCATGTATTCAAATTAATGACACATTTTAGTATTCCAGTTAATATAGCGCTAGGGCTGAACTTCAATAATTACACTACTGAGTGACTTGATAACCATTATTAAAGTAATAAAGTAGTAGGGAATTGTGATTAAGCCCGCGATTTAATGAATTAGTTTTAATGTATTTAATCGATAAATTTTGTTAGAAAACGTTGAATATCAATATTTTTACAAAATAAAAACAGAAGTTGGTATTTCGTATTGTATTAAATATTACATTTGCCTCATTATAAATTATTATTACAATTACAATGCGTACAGGTACAGTTAAATTTTTCAATGAATCTAAAGGTTACGGATTCATCACAGACGAAGAAACAGGAAAAGACATTTTTGTTCATGCATCAGGAATCAACGCGGAAGAATTACGCGAAGGTGATAGAGTAAGCTACGAAGAAGAAGAAGGAAGAAAAGGGAAAGTTGCGGCTAAAGTTGCAGTTATCTAATCAAAAAAAAATTTTTTTTGATAAAAACGTTTGAAACGTTTCGATTTATGTCGAGACGTTTTTTTTTGCGATAAACTGAAAGTTATTGTTTTTTAAATTCGAAAGCGGCAATCTTATTTATAATCAATAAAAATTAGTCTGTAATTGTAATTTGCTTTAGATTTATCGCTGTTTTAAACTTGTGTTTTACATACGTGAAACCTATCTTTGTAGCTTATTCTCATTCAAAAAAATACGCATTATGCAATCTGATCAATTAAATTATATTCCCATTTTAATGCAGTTTTTATTAGCTGCGGGGTTTGTAGTGGGGACAATTATTGTTTCTGGTAAATTAGGGCCTAGAAGAAAATCAGCAATCAAAGATCAAAATTTTGAATGTGGTGTTGAAGGTATTGGAAATGCGCGTATTCCATTTTCTGTAAAGTATTTCCTTGTTGCTATTTTGTTTGTACTTTTTGATATTGAAGTTGTTTTTCTATATCCTTGGGCAGTCAATTTTAAGGAGCTTGGAATGGAAGGGATGTTGAAAATGATTGTTTTTATGCTTTTGCTTCTTGTTGGTTTCTTCTATATAATCAAGAAGAAGGCTTTAGAGTGGGAGTAGATTTTAGGAATTCTGATTTCGCAGCTTTTAAGTTTATATTAAAATAAGATAATTATTGATTTTGGCTTTTAATTTAAAATCCAAATCTAAATCAAAAATAAAATGAGTAATTCAAATATAAAGATGGCTGAGGCGCCGGAAGGTTTTGTTGGGGAAGGGTTCTTCGCTACAAAGCTAAACGACGTTGTAGGTCTAGCTCGGGCTAATTCACTTTGGCCGTTGCCTTTTGCAACTTCTTGTTGTGGTATTGAATTTATGGCTACCATGGGTGCGCATTACGATATTGCACGTTTTGGATCTGAGCGTTTAAGTTTTTCTCCACGTCAATCAGATATGCTGTTGGTTATGGGAACTATCTCAAAAAAAATGGCTCCCGTTTTACGTCAAGTTTATGAGCAAATGTCTGAGCCAAAATGGGTTATTGCGGTAGGTGCTTGTGCTTCTTCTGGAGGTATTTTTGACACCTATTCTGTGCTTCAAGGGATTGACAAGGTTATCCCTGTTGATGTTTATGTTCCGGGTTGTCCTCCAAGACCAGAGCAAATATTAGAAGGTGTAATGAAATTGCAAGAATTGGTTAAATCGGAATCGGTTAGAAGAAGAAGTTCTCCTGAATACGAAGCATTATTAGCCTCTTATAATATCAAATAACGACATGGCATTAGAAAACACAGCTATTCAAGATAAGTTAGTAGAGACATTTGGCGAGAGTGTATTTCGTTTTAATGAAGAAAAAGATATTTTTTCATTTGAAGTGGCATCAGACAAGATTACAGCGATTATTCTTTTTTTGAAAAATGATCCTGTGTTGCGTTTTCAGTTTCTGACTGACTTGTGTGCAATACATTATCCAGATAATGAAGTGGAAAGACAGTTTGTAGTTGTGTATCACATGCACAATTGGTACGACAACAAACGAATAAAAATAAAAGCTTTTATCAATGGTGAAAAGCCTGAGATAAAAACAATCTCAAATATTTTTCTATGCACCAATTGGATGGAAAGAGAAACATTTGATTTCTACGGAATTGATTTTATCGGACATCCTCAATTGAAACGTATTTTAAACATGGATGAGATGATTTCATTTCCTATGCGTAAAGAGTTTCCAATGGAAGACGGTGGACGAACAGATAAAGATGACCGTTTCTTCGGAAGAACAATAGACAATTGCTAAAAACACAATATATAATTTTTCACATTCTATAAATGTCAGAACTATTATTACCACCAGAGCATAGATATGCTAAAAAAATGAAAGAGCAGCTAAATGATGATGGAAGCGAGCTTTCTATCTTGAATTTAGGTCCTACTCACCCTGCGACACACGGGATTTTCCAAAATGTTTTGCTAATGGATGGGGAGCGTATTTTAGAAGCTGAGCCAACCATTGGTTACATTCATAGAGCTTTTGAAAAAATTGCTGAAAATCGTCCTTTTTACCAAATCACACCGCTTACAGACCGTATGAATTATTGTTCATCGCCTATAAACAATATGGGTTGGTGGATGACATTAGAAAAATTACTTGATATTGAAGTGCCTAAACGTGCTCAATATTTAAGGGTAATTGTAATGGAATTAGCAAGAATTACGGATCATATTATATGTAACTCGATTTTAGGAGTTGATACTGGTGCCTTTACCGGATTTCTTTACGTGTTCCAGTTTAGAGAAAGGGTTTATGAGATTTACGAGGAGATTTGTGGTGCTCGTTTAACTACAAATATGGGAAGAATTGGTGGTTTTGAAAGAGATTGGTCTCCTGAAGCTTTTAGAAAATTAGACTTATTTTTAGAGGAATTTCCAGTAGCTTGGCAAGAATTTGAAAATCTATTTGTAAGAAATAGAATTTTTATGGATCGTACTGTCAATGTTGGTCCAATATCAGCAGAACAAGCAATTTCATACGGATTTACAGGTCCTAACTTGCGTGCAGCAGGAGTTGATTATGATGTGCGTGTTGCTCAGCCTTATAGTTCATATGAGGATTTTGATTTTATAATTCCTGTTGGAAAATCAGGAGATACATACGATCGTTTTTGTGTTCGTAATGCCGAAGTTTGGGAGAGTTTAAGTATTATTCGCCAGGCTTTAGCTAAAATGCCAGAAGGGAATGATTTTCATGCTGACGTTCCTGATTACTATCTTCCTCCAAAAGAAGATGTATACACTAGTATGGAGTCTTTAATTTATCACTTCAAAATTGTGATGGGTGAAGTGCCAGTTCCAGTAGCGGAAATATACCATCCTGTAGAAGGTGGAAATGGAGAGCTAGGTTTTTACTTAGTAACTGACGGAAGTCGTACTCCTTATAGATTGCATTTTCGTAGACCGTGTTTTATTTATTACCAGGCGTATCCAGAAATGATAAAAGGCGCATTACTATCAGATGCGATTGTAATTCTGTCTAGCTTAAATGTAATTGCTGGAGAATTAGACGCTTAATAGGATTTTTGATTAACGATTTTTGATTTCAGATTTATTTTATCTGATCAATAATAAGAATTTTTGACTTTGTGCCTTTGTGGCAAAAACAATAAAAATGGAAAGAACGTATCACAAGCAAGAAATAAATATTACTGAATCATTGATGAGTCGCATCAATGAATTGATCAGTCATTATCCTGAAGACAAACGAAAATCAGCATTATTGCCGGTTTTACATGAAGTTCAAGATGCTCATGAGAACTGGTTGAGTCTTGAATTGATGGACAAAGTGGCTGAAATTATCCAAATTAAACCAATCGAGGTGTATGAGGTAGTTTCATTTTACACGATGTACAATCAAAAACCTATTGGTAAATATATGTTCGAATTCTGTACAACATCGCCATGTTGTTTGAATGGAGCTGAAGATTTAATGGATTATACTTGTGAAAAATTAGGAATAAATCCTGGTGAAACAACTGCTGATGGGAATTTTACTGTAGTTGGTGTTCAATGTTTAGGTGCATGTGGTTATGCTCCAATGATGCAATTAGGTGATTTTTACAAGGAAAATTTGAACGAAGAGAAAATCGACCAATTAATTGCTGATTGCAAAAACGATAAAATAATAGTACACGATAAATAATATGTCACAAAAAATATTATTAGATAAAATAAACGTTCCGGGTATAAAATCTTACGATGTTTACCGTGCAAACGGAGGGTATGCTTCAGTAGAGAAAGCATTAAAAACCTTAACACCTGACGAAGTAGTTGAAGAAGTGA carries:
- a CDS encoding DNA methyltransferase, whose protein sequence is MITITREDNMELMARYPDNYFDLAIVDPPYGILNKTKRGGDRKFNMEEYSQWDVKPNDEYFNELIRVSKNQIIWGGNYFGQLWLRSEYNKGFIIWDKNQPETLNNFSMAEMAWSSLDKPSKIFRYSVRKNRNKIHPTQKPVELYEWLLKMYAKQNDKILDTHLGSGTIAIACYNAGLSLTACEISETYYLKSLEKIKEVIPESSIHTDDLDTFSLTFPEQTKSENGLYKQYKEQVEQLRLFKEERTKYYASVR
- the dcm gene encoding DNA (cytosine-5-)-methyltransferase, with product MIGVSLFSSAGIAETYFDEVGINIVAANELVQERADLYQALYPKSKMIAGSILDENVFNTLVESTPKKLDFLIASPPCQGMSVAGKNRNIEQMLNDERNYLVFKIIDFIKLKSPDFVLIENVPTFFKMILPYENQHLKVTEILNLLFVKEYNIEANVYDAAEYGVAQRRTRAIIKLFRKGKKWGEPIKSEKQITVEEKIGFLPSIEAGQYSKIKWHFARKHSDNHITWMKHTPTGKTAFENDKYFPVKPNGEKIKSYNTSYRRIKWDEPAPTITMRNDAISSQLNVHPGKELKNGTYSDARVLTPLELMLLSSLPQDWNIPDNTPELLIRKCIGECIPPLLIKNIVAQINR
- a CDS encoding complex I 24 kDa subunit family protein; the encoded protein is MERTYHKQEINITESLMSRINELISHYPEDKRKSALLPVLHEVQDAHENWLSLELMDKVAEIIQIKPIEVYEVVSFYTMYNQKPIGKYMFEFCTTSPCCLNGAEDLMDYTCEKLGINPGETTADGNFTVVGVQCLGACGYAPMMQLGDFYKENLNEEKIDQLIADCKNDKIIVHDK
- a CDS encoding NADH-quinone oxidoreductase subunit A — its product is MQSDQLNYIPILMQFLLAAGFVVGTIIVSGKLGPRRKSAIKDQNFECGVEGIGNARIPFSVKYFLVAILFVLFDIEVVFLYPWAVNFKELGMEGMLKMIVFMLLLLVGFFYIIKKKALEWE
- a CDS encoding NADH-quinone oxidoreductase subunit D produces the protein MSELLLPPEHRYAKKMKEQLNDDGSELSILNLGPTHPATHGIFQNVLLMDGERILEAEPTIGYIHRAFEKIAENRPFYQITPLTDRMNYCSSPINNMGWWMTLEKLLDIEVPKRAQYLRVIVMELARITDHIICNSILGVDTGAFTGFLYVFQFRERVYEIYEEICGARLTTNMGRIGGFERDWSPEAFRKLDLFLEEFPVAWQEFENLFVRNRIFMDRTVNVGPISAEQAISYGFTGPNLRAAGVDYDVRVAQPYSSYEDFDFIIPVGKSGDTYDRFCVRNAEVWESLSIIRQALAKMPEGNDFHADVPDYYLPPKEDVYTSMESLIYHFKIVMGEVPVPVAEIYHPVEGGNGELGFYLVTDGSRTPYRLHFRRPCFIYYQAYPEMIKGALLSDAIVILSSLNVIAGELDA
- a CDS encoding Kiwa anti-phage protein KwaB-like domain-containing protein gives rise to the protein MGLQEEYKKRAEAVATTISKHQCFGDIKLLTDKIETKVSIHKKLMKLEKLGNLHSLTSKNIKKLESLGKKKKAPINLQDGKIQFETEEDIDNVIKLLCDYFKTGDYSGKPYGTYAGKLQPIE
- a CDS encoding restriction endonuclease, with the protein product MTLRIDSKKWILYRHTTDFDKLVVLAEILKSFTKTGISKEDKTNLNLKLKELGLYNERNPELPLDAINHKINQLSYYMFGYQAKVEGQDRFLFSPLGNLFLKNVDDKEKTAKIFLTMLWAVQYQHPHSGTDNEFQLYPFRLIYKLLTEPKLSNKLYAFEVAYSVVFVKEITPKSYDELVNELLELRKLSDEELAQKFQEDRHAFVNSAYEWDYYVSTLFESAGVLNKSAGVVICKLQHGITNTFRKITRNEVSIPENLKALVQQLENEYSYLEKPLLLNDTERLKIDVIKEIYSFYPKSLLIEIGELADDIKYELLNLPKLIEQYANNNDGAEAYLFEDALTDGFNMFYNVEAEKVGGAGNTDLECLYLTKKKKFAVDAKSTKNKLSGINAGRLEGHREKIGGAYTIVVTPRFVPAVLQDIRTSPIVIIRATTFSEYLYNCIDNDIREIDYEDFDNIIVNNLGKDISKNISDLTISRFATKN
- a CDS encoding NADH-quinone oxidoreductase subunit B, producing the protein MSNSNIKMAEAPEGFVGEGFFATKLNDVVGLARANSLWPLPFATSCCGIEFMATMGAHYDIARFGSERLSFSPRQSDMLLVMGTISKKMAPVLRQVYEQMSEPKWVIAVGACASSGGIFDTYSVLQGIDKVIPVDVYVPGCPPRPEQILEGVMKLQELVKSESVRRRSSPEYEALLASYNIK
- a CDS encoding cold-shock protein — translated: MRTGTVKFFNESKGYGFITDEETGKDIFVHASGINAEELREGDRVSYEEEEGRKGKVAAKVAVI
- a CDS encoding NADH-quinone oxidoreductase subunit C, translated to MALENTAIQDKLVETFGESVFRFNEEKDIFSFEVASDKITAIILFLKNDPVLRFQFLTDLCAIHYPDNEVERQFVVVYHMHNWYDNKRIKIKAFINGEKPEIKTISNIFLCTNWMERETFDFYGIDFIGHPQLKRILNMDEMISFPMRKEFPMEDGGRTDKDDRFFGRTIDNC